The genomic region TGCAATGTTGTCTGATCCTTCAGCTGCTCTATCGGTGCGCATTTATATATAGTTTCTTTTATagtatattatataatttaaaattttccatgCAACTTATGTTGCTTTTACTTAACTTGCATTTTGTGATAATTTTTTAGGTTGTATTTGATAAAGATGGTGTTCTTGAGCAAATTGGTAATGGAAAAGGTTATGTTGACATGTCAACGGTTGATGCAGATACATCTTCGAAGATATCTGAGGTTAGCATAGCCTTTTGATGTTTATCCTGCTAATGAAAAAGTCTATTTCCCTTCATTCCAAGTTCATAAATTTTCTTCATTTTGTTTTAGTATAATTTTTTGATAAACATGTTGTGTATTCTTTCTGATATCATCTAATTTGAGTACACACAAATTTGATTTCTGCAGGCAATCAAATCGAAAGGTGGTTCCTTCCTTGAAGCTCCTGTTTCAGGTAGCAagaagcctgccgaagatgggcaACTAGTAATACTTGCCGCGGGGGACAAGGTATTCTTAACTCTGAAATTGTGAATAGATATTCAATCACCATGCTTGCATCACTGCATGTTTTTGTGCTAAACTTCTAACTGCTTGAAGGAATTGAATTATTCAGACATAATTTCTGATTTTATCTTTGCTATCATGGTCTTCTGCTGTACATTGGAATCAGATGTATACTtaagaaattggaattctttggtaTATCCATGTGCTCAAGTAGTCTTATGTGTATTCATTGCTGCGGACTAACTTTTCAGGAAATTGAAAAACTATTAAGTAGCCAATGGAACCTCATGTATATTAATCTTTAGAAGTTGACTATTTTGATACATAGGCATTGTACGATGAAGTAGTGCCAGCATTTGATGTATTAGGAAAGAAATCTTTCCATCTTGGTGAGGTTGGAAATGGCGCAAAAATGAAACTTGTTGTTAACATGATAATGGGCAGGTAATCTTTTTGTTTGTCAAATTCTATGCTTTCTAATTTAGATGGGGAAAGGGGGTCGACCAAGACGGCTTAGAACATTTTTTTGGAAGCTGAAGACAAAAAAAGTCGAAATTGCATTATTATACTTGTTCTTTATGTTATGCATGTTGCAGTATGATGAATGCTTTCTCCGAGGGACTCACACTAGCCGGAAGAAGTGGATTGAACCCTTCGACTCTTCTTGACGTGCTGGTAATTTCTTGTGACCAATGAATGGGACACTATTTGTTGTTCTCTTTTATTGTCGTTGAAAGCATAATCGTTGTGCTTTTTGATGCTATCAGGATCTAGGTGCCATTGCTAACCCCATGTTTAAAATGAAAGGACCCTCAATGCTCAAAAACAATTACTCCCCAGCTTTTCCACTAAAACATCAGCAGAAGGACATGAGATTAGCCCTCGCCCTCGGAGACGAAAATGCTGTACCGATGCCTATAGCAGCTGCGGCAAATGAGGTAATACTAATTCCTTTTTTGTTTGCATGAAAATCTCAGGATGAATTGCTAATACAAAATTCGTCAAGAAAGGTTGTATAAGTTTAAGGAAGAACAAACTTGATGTGTAGTTTAAGGATCAAATGACTACTATTGTTTCTGATCTTAAGCTCTTTATGTGCATGTGACTGATATAAATTGATGATTATCAAACTACAACAGAAAAGGATTCTTCCTGTTtcttctctttttgtttcttaAATTGTATATCTTCCTATTTGTCTTGTAGGCTTTCAAGAAAGCCAGAAGCATGGGATTGGGAGACCTTGACTTTTCAGCAGTCCATGAGACTTTGAAAAAACCTGATCATTCATCTTGAGAGACATTAACTCTGCAAATTGATTGAGCCATTGATATGGCCAATAAGTGTTTCAATCTTCTGTTTGAGCATAGGTTACAATTATAATATATTTGGATGAATTGTAAACTTTTTCCTACATCGGACACATGAAATTATGACGTTTACATCCATAGTGGACACTGGATATCATTGTTTTGGATGCTATGAACCAAGTTGCAAATGGTTTTATTTGTCTTATAAGTAGTTAAGTATTAagttttagttttaaatta from Arachis ipaensis cultivar K30076 chromosome B02, Araip1.1, whole genome shotgun sequence harbors:
- the LOC107622804 gene encoding glyoxylate/succinic semialdehyde reductase 1 is translated as MEVGFLGLGIMGKAMSMNLLRHGFKVTVWNRTLSKCDELVEHGASIGETPAAVIKKCKYTIAMLSDPSAALSVVFDKDGVLEQIGNGKGYVDMSTVDADTSSKISEAIKSKGGSFLEAPVSGSKKPAEDGQLVILAAGDKALYDEVVPAFDVLGKKSFHLGEVGNGAKMKLVVNMIMGSMMNAFSEGLTLAGRSGLNPSTLLDVLDLGAIANPMFKMKGPSMLKNNYSPAFPLKHQQKDMRLALALGDENAVPMPIAAAANEAFKKARSMGLGDLDFSAVHETLKKPDHSS